In Hydra vulgaris chromosome 06, alternate assembly HydraT2T_AEP, a genomic segment contains:
- the LOC136081114 gene encoding uncharacterized protein LOC136081114 — translation MSDTIQNEIIQMFAHSVQRSIVTYISQCSYLGLTADGTTYVAGYEQFSISIRYVGSKLKVQECFMGFYNCQNSTAEILFNVIIDVFTRCTIPMNKLVGYAFDGASNMSGHLSGVRAHLGETYPHAVYVHCANHSLDLVLQEVCFEVKMVIDTIQFVCDVETIIRESSKRKALCNALFSKFELVAKALQSPLLSALVAEKCVQLLLAQLKDLRSDAFASELHRKAIEKSTTLNLELP, via the coding sequence ATGTCAGACACAATACAAAATGAAATTATTCAAATGTTTGCACATTCAGTTCAACGAAGCATTGTCACTTATATATCACAGTGCTCATATCTTGGCCTTACAGCTGATGGAACTACATATGTGGCGGGCTATGAGCAATTTTCTATCAGCATACGATATGTAGGCTCTAAATTAAAAGTACAGGAATGCTTTATGGGTTTCTACAATTGCCAGAACAGCACTGCTGAAATATTGTTTAATGTGATAATTGATGTGTTTACCCGCTGCACAATACCCATGAATAAACTAGTTGGCTATGCATTTGATGGAGCCAGTAACATGAGCGGACACTTATCTGGAGTAAGAGCTCACCTCGGAGAAACTTACCCACACGCAGTGTATGTTCACTGCGCAAATCATTCGTTGGATCTTGTTTTACAAGAGGTCTGCTTTGAAGTAAAAATGGTTATTGACACAATTCAATTTGTGTGTGATGTTGAAACAATCATAAGAGAGTCTTCAAAGAGAAAGGCATTGTGCAATGCTCTGTTTTCCAAATTTGAGTTGGTAGCCAAAGCTTTACAGAGCCCATTACTGAGTGCATTAGTCGCGGAAAAATGTGTTCAACTCCTTCTGGCTCAACTTAAAGACTTGCGCAGTGATGCATTTGCTTCAGAATTACACAGGAAGGCCATCGAGAAATCTACCACACTGAATCTTGAGCTGCCTTAG
- the LOC136081115 gene encoding histone-lysine N-methyltransferase SETMAR-like, whose amino-acid sequence MATQPTIIRSCLLYEFKLGRNATQAAKNICTAFGEGTVSERTAQKWFQRFSSGDESIEDLPRSGRPLLVEEDKLKDAVESDSSQTCQELAVRFAVSVETIRLHLHVIGKAWKLSRWVPHKLSIDNKKQRLTICTSLLSRHNVEPFFDCLLTCDEKWIVYNNTKRCYHWLSPDDPIPKTPKPNLHEWKVLLCIWWTTAGVVHYELLSTGQTITGLVYSAQLQRVHDLLLVKQPALVHRRGVLLLHDNARPHTARVTQDKLQSLVWESLPHPPYSPDLSPTDFHFFLSLGNHLKGQQFRDQDAVEMELKAFIDSKDLEFFRSGINKLVLRWEKVLDANGDYFDE is encoded by the coding sequence ATGGCAACCCAACCAACGATTATTCGATCTTGCTTACTTTACGAGTTCAAACTTGGAAGGAATGCAACACAAGCGGCCAAAAACATCTGCACAGCATTTGGAGAAGGTACAGTAAGTGAACGCACAGCACAGAAGTGGTTTCAGCGATTCTCTTCGGGAGATGAGTCCATCGAAGACCTGCCGCGTTCTGGACGCCCATTGTTGGTTGAAGAGGATAAACTGAAGGACGCTGTCGAGTCTGACTCCAGCCAAACTTGCCAAGAACTTGCAGTGAGGTTTGCTGTGAGTGTTGAAACCATCCGCCTGCATCTGCATGTGATTGGGAAAGCGTGGAAGCTGAGTCGGTGGGTTCCGCACAAATTGTCGATCGACAACAAGAAGCAACGGCTTACGATCTGCACATCACTCTTATCACGCCACAATGTTGAGcctttttttgattgtttattgaCATGCGACGAAAAATGGATTGTGTACAACAATACCAAGCGTTGCTACCATTGGTTGTCCCCTGATGACCCCATCCCAAAGACACCCAAGCCCAATCTCCACGAGTGGAAGGTTTTGCTCTGCATTTGGTGGACTACAGCTGGTGTGGTGCATTACGAGCTGCTTTCAACAGGCCAAACCATTACTGGACTGGTCTACTCAGCACAGCTGCAACGAGTTCACGACCTGTTGCTAGTAAAGCAGCCTGCACTGGTCCACAGGAGAGGAGTTCTGCTTCTCCACGACAACGCGAGACCGCACACCGCTCGCGTGACTCAGGACAAGCTCCAAAGCCTTGTTTGGGAGAGTTTGCCTCATCCACCATACTCGCCAGACCTCTCCCCTACTGATTTCCATTTTTTCCTTTCCCTGGGAAATCATTTAAAAGGACAGCAGTTCCGAGACCAGGACGCGGTTGAAATGGAGTTGAAAGCTTTTATAGACTCAAAGGACCTAGAATTTTTCAGAAGTGGAATAAATAAGCTTGTTTTACGTTGGGAAAAGGTTTTAGATGCTAATGGTGACTATTTTGATGAATAA
- the LOC100201468 gene encoding uncharacterized protein LOC100201468 isoform X2, producing the protein MPERHAWKPNPLHEDGVSLISEPVATNYVSRQSCSTNYTVRESTEKRINLKEPFEKIFRSSYCKKDEIITPSTSIPPFIVVNVPNNQNFQQSMHETSTIVSEGIKCRYCYNIEDENLITPCRCSGSSKFVHKSCLEKWLTLKNKNECEICKTKYNIRTSFNPIWALRFPSMDKRDAALLFITLSFYVTLILQFLGAVFIGVSEPTAIPHMMRSVTLTGLSLGLLWFLIGAIFLTIIVYTSRYWEEFRKMNRQKTLIINKIETFNKSTRSINVLADPFKSDSNNFKKLPNYVSTMNVEMFETTSSVSASNATFDSNFHSFQKNKNQNNNKLVMSEKNCLLKSNGKNEGDCITVSVDFETTKTLQSNVIKDKSNRQSITFEDKSILQSGVNNDKRIQQTKIFDEKNIRNSKVIEDRNFRNSKIIEDKNIRHSRYYDDQSKPDSLGRRSRRNSSRSYKKDDTVPTMLPIDLSLAVAV; encoded by the exons ATGCCTGAGCGTCATGCTTGGAAGCCCAATCCTTTACACGAAGATGGAGTCTCTCTTATTAGTGAGCCAGTAGCCACAAACTATGTTAGCAGGCAATCTTGCAGCACAAATTACACAGTTAGGGAATCTACTGAGAAACGCATAAACTTAAAAGaaccttttgaaaaaatctttcgttcaagttattgtaaaaaagatgaaattatTACACCAAGTACATCCATTCCTCCTTTTATTGTAGTCAACGTTCCAAATAATCAAAACTTTCAACAATCAATGCACGAAACAAGTACAATTGTTAGCGAAGGTATAAAATGTCGTTACTGTTACAACATCGAAGATGAAAACCTTATAACTCCTTGTCGTTGCTCTGGTAGTTCAAAGTTTGTTCACAAGTCATGCTTAGAAAAATGGCTaaccttgaaaaataaaaatgaatgtgaaatttgcaaaacaaaatataatataaggACGTCATTCAACCCTATTTGGGCg ctGAGGTTTCCAAGCATGGATAAAAGAGATGCCGCACTtctatttataactttatcGTTTTACGTAACTTTAATTCTTCAATTTCTCGGTGCAGTTTTTATTGGTGTATCTGAGCCAACAGCTATACCCCATATGATGCGAAGTGTAACACTAACTGGTTTATCGCTCGGCTTGCTTTGGTTTCTGATTGgagctatttttttaacaattattgtaTATACTTCTCGCTACTGGGAAGAATTCAGAAAAATGAACAGACAAAAAACtctcattataaataaaattgaaacgTTTAACAAAAGTACACGCTCAATAAATGTTTTAGCAGATCCATTCAAATCAGATtccaacaactttaaaaaattaccaaattACGTCAGTACTATGAACGTTGAAATGTTCGAGACAACGAGTAGCGTTTCCGCAAGTAATGCTACTTTTGACAGCAATTTTCAtagctttcaaaaaaataaaaaccaaaataataataagttggTAATGAGTGAAAAAAATTGTCTATTAAAATCAAACGGTAAGAATGAAGGAGATTGTATTACAGTTTCAGTAGACtttgaaacaacaaaaacactTCAATCAAATGTTATTAAAGACAAAAGTAACCGCCAATCAATAACGTTTGAAGATAAAAGTATACTGCAATCAGgtgttaataatgataaaagaaTTCAACAAACgaaaatttttgatgaaaaaaatattcgtaattcaaaagttattgaaGATAGAAATTTTCGAAACTCAAAAattattgaagataaaaatattcgtCATTCAAGATATTATGATGACCAAAGTAAACCTGATTCATTAGGACGCCGATCTAGGAGAAATAGTAGTAGAAGCTACAAAAAAGACGACACTGTACCCACCATGCTGCCAATTGATTTATCTCTAGCAGTTGCTGTTTAA
- the LOC100201468 gene encoding uncharacterized protein LOC100201468 isoform X1 → MEPTFSVTISGDHNFYEQLRSGNDITIKTPKNCIRCKRKFSHRHSKFSSSRCGSVTSMPERHAWKPNPLHEDGVSLISEPVATNYVSRQSCSTNYTVRESTEKRINLKEPFEKIFRSSYCKKDEIITPSTSIPPFIVVNVPNNQNFQQSMHETSTIVSEGIKCRYCYNIEDENLITPCRCSGSSKFVHKSCLEKWLTLKNKNECEICKTKYNIRTSFNPIWALRFPSMDKRDAALLFITLSFYVTLILQFLGAVFIGVSEPTAIPHMMRSVTLTGLSLGLLWFLIGAIFLTIIVYTSRYWEEFRKMNRQKTLIINKIETFNKSTRSINVLADPFKSDSNNFKKLPNYVSTMNVEMFETTSSVSASNATFDSNFHSFQKNKNQNNNKLVMSEKNCLLKSNGKNEGDCITVSVDFETTKTLQSNVIKDKSNRQSITFEDKSILQSGVNNDKRIQQTKIFDEKNIRNSKVIEDRNFRNSKIIEDKNIRHSRYYDDQSKPDSLGRRSRRNSSRSYKKDDTVPTMLPIDLSLAVAV, encoded by the exons atggAGCCAACGTTTTCTGTTACAATATCTGGAGACCACAACTTTTATGAACAGTTAAGAAGTGGAAAcgatataacaataaaaactccCAAGAACTGTATTAGATGTAAAAG GAAATTTTCACATCGTCATTCCAAATTTTCATCGAGTAGATGTGGCAGTGTAACAAGCATGCCTGAGCGTCATGCTTGGAAGCCCAATCCTTTACACGAAGATGGAGTCTCTCTTATTAGTGAGCCAGTAGCCACAAACTATGTTAGCAGGCAATCTTGCAGCACAAATTACACAGTTAGGGAATCTACTGAGAAACGCATAAACTTAAAAGaaccttttgaaaaaatctttcgttcaagttattgtaaaaaagatgaaattatTACACCAAGTACATCCATTCCTCCTTTTATTGTAGTCAACGTTCCAAATAATCAAAACTTTCAACAATCAATGCACGAAACAAGTACAATTGTTAGCGAAGGTATAAAATGTCGTTACTGTTACAACATCGAAGATGAAAACCTTATAACTCCTTGTCGTTGCTCTGGTAGTTCAAAGTTTGTTCACAAGTCATGCTTAGAAAAATGGCTaaccttgaaaaataaaaatgaatgtgaaatttgcaaaacaaaatataatataaggACGTCATTCAACCCTATTTGGGCg ctGAGGTTTCCAAGCATGGATAAAAGAGATGCCGCACTtctatttataactttatcGTTTTACGTAACTTTAATTCTTCAATTTCTCGGTGCAGTTTTTATTGGTGTATCTGAGCCAACAGCTATACCCCATATGATGCGAAGTGTAACACTAACTGGTTTATCGCTCGGCTTGCTTTGGTTTCTGATTGgagctatttttttaacaattattgtaTATACTTCTCGCTACTGGGAAGAATTCAGAAAAATGAACAGACAAAAAACtctcattataaataaaattgaaacgTTTAACAAAAGTACACGCTCAATAAATGTTTTAGCAGATCCATTCAAATCAGATtccaacaactttaaaaaattaccaaattACGTCAGTACTATGAACGTTGAAATGTTCGAGACAACGAGTAGCGTTTCCGCAAGTAATGCTACTTTTGACAGCAATTTTCAtagctttcaaaaaaataaaaaccaaaataataataagttggTAATGAGTGAAAAAAATTGTCTATTAAAATCAAACGGTAAGAATGAAGGAGATTGTATTACAGTTTCAGTAGACtttgaaacaacaaaaacactTCAATCAAATGTTATTAAAGACAAAAGTAACCGCCAATCAATAACGTTTGAAGATAAAAGTATACTGCAATCAGgtgttaataatgataaaagaaTTCAACAAACgaaaatttttgatgaaaaaaatattcgtaattcaaaagttattgaaGATAGAAATTTTCGAAACTCAAAAattattgaagataaaaatattcgtCATTCAAGATATTATGATGACCAAAGTAAACCTGATTCATTAGGACGCCGATCTAGGAGAAATAGTAGTAGAAGCTACAAAAAAGACGACACTGTACCCACCATGCTGCCAATTGATTTATCTCTAGCAGTTGCTGTTTAA